In the Sandaracinus amylolyticus genome, CGCGACGTGCGCGCGCAGCTGCTCGCGCAGCTCGTCGAACCCGCTCACGAGCAGGTCCTCCTTGTCGGCGAAGTGCGCGTAGAACGTCGAGCGACCGACGTTCGCGCGCGCGCAGATCGCCTGCACGCTGACCGCGTCGAACCCGCGCTCGCGCATCGCCGCGAAGAGCGCCTCGCGGAGCGCGCGGTGCGTGCGCTCCACGCGTCGATCAGTCGCGGCGGGCGCGGAAGTACCCGGTGCGCCCGAGGAGCGCGTCGCGGCTCGTGACGTGCTCGGCCGAGGCGAAGCCCGCGTCGCGGAGGAGCTCGACGATCGCCGCGGGGGCGTTGCCACGCGCGTGATGATTCCACGCGAGACGGTGCGAGAGCCACGAGCGCTCGCGCGGCACGAAGTCGAGCAGGTGGAAGGTCCCGCCCGGCACGAGCACGCGCCGCACCTCGCGCAGCATCGCCGGCTTCGTCGCGTCGGGCAGGTGATGGAACATGAGCGACGAGACCACGCGATCGAACGAGCCCTCGCCCCAGGGGAGCGCGTCGGCGAACCCCTCCACGAAGCGTGCGTCGACCCCGGCTCGCGAGGCCTTGCGACGCGCGCGTGCGAGCGCGTCGCGATCGGGATCGAGCCCCACGATCTCGATGCCGGGATGGGCACGCGAGGCCTGGACGACGAGCGTCCCGGTGCCGCATCCGACGTCGAGCACGCGATGCCCGCGCGTGAGCGCGGCCTGCTCGAGGAGCGCGGCGCGATCGGAGTCGGCGCCGAGCAGCTTGGTGAGCGGATCGTAGAGCGCGAGCAGCGAGGGATGGCCCGCCGCGGGAACGAAGTGTCGCATGCGCTCACTGTGTGGCCGTGATCGCGCGAGGCGTAGCGACAGCGACCCCACCGGCGTCCCGTTCGGGACGAACCCGCGCATCTGTCCAGGATCGTCTCGACGCGCGGCCCTCGGGTGCGCGACCCTCGCGCGCGACATGCACCGCCCGCGCATCCTCGCGATCCAGGCCGGCCTCGGCGGGGAGGACGGCAACAGCGCCGCGCTGCTCGCGCACGCGCTGCCGCACCTCGCGCCGCACGCCGACGTCGAGGTCGTCACGCTCGCCGCGCAGCCCGGGTTCGCGCCCCATCGCGACGCGCTCGCGCTCGCCGACGGGTTCGTGATCGTGACCGGCACGTACTGGGACGGTCCTTCGTCGCACCTGCAGCGCTTCCTCGAGGAGGCGACCCCGAGCGAAGGCACCGCGCTGTGGCTCGGCAAGCCGGCGGCGGTGCTGGTCGGCGCGCACGCGGTCGGCGGCAAGGCGGTGCTCGCGCGCCTGCAGAGCGTGCTCGCGACGCTGGGCGCATCGATCCCACCGATGAGCGGTCTGGTGGTCACGCTCGCGGCGCAGATCGCGATCGATCACGCGTCGCACGATCACGCCGACGATCTGTGGAGCACCGCGGATCTCGAGATCGTCTGTCACAACCTCGTGGTCGCGACCCGCGTCGATCGCAGCGCCTATCGCGCGTGGGCGGTCGACCGCCGCGACCCAGCGCGGCGCTGGCTGCGCTGACTTCCCCGGGGGCTCCGCCCCCTGTCGACCCCGGCCGCGGAGCGCTGCGCGCGGGGCCCCAGCCCCGCTTGCGGGTGCACGCCACCGGCTCTCAGCCCGCCGCGCCCGTCCTCACTCTCGTTCGCGCGACGTGCACGTGCTCGGTCGTTCACTCCGCGTCTCTCACTCCGCCTCGCCGCACACCGCCTGCATCGACATCCACGCCGCCGCTGCATCGCGCGCCGGGCCCTCACACGCATCCGCGGGCGGTGCCGGCTCGAGCCGCTCGCGCAGAGCGCCCAGCGCCCCCGCGACCTGCGCCAGCGCCTCCTGACGTCCCTCCGCGGTGTGCGGGTGCATCAGCGCCTCCGCGCCGTCCTCCACGCGGCCCAGCAGCGCCGCATCGCGCTGCTCCTCCGGCACCTCGTCGAGCAGCGCCCACACGTGCTCCGCGATCTCCTGCATCTGCACCACGCCGGTCGAGACCTCCTCGCCGCGCCGTGCTGCATCGAGCCGCGCTCCGATCGCCTCCTCGAGCCACTCGAGCTCGTCGCGCAGCGCCCACTCCGGCAGCGGCGTCGACGCCCGACACGACTCCACCGCCGCCCGCGCCTCGGCCTCGCGCGCCCGCAGCGTCTCGCAGCTCTCCGCGGCCGCCGTCTCTTCGCCTCCCGCGCTGGTGTCGGGCGACGACGACGACGACGCAGAAGGCCCGCAACCGACCATCACGAGCGCCACGAGCGCACACCGAACCAGACGCGACATCGCGCGCATTGGACGCTCGATCCGACGCCGAGACAAGCGCTTGACACCAGACCCCCGCTCGATCCCAATGCGGAGTCTGGATGGCGACCGAACCCGCGATGTCCGGGGAGATCCCCCCGGATGGCGTCCTCGACATCCTTCGCGAGATCGAGGCTCGCCGCATCACCGGCCGCCTCCGTTTCACCGCGACGATCGAGGACGGAACGAAGCTGACCGGTGAGGTCGAGCTCATCGCGGGACAGATCGCCCTCGACCAGGATCCGCTGCCCGACGGCAGTGACCCCGTCGAGCGTCTGCTCGCGATGCGCGGCGGCATCTTCGTGGTGCACCAGCGCCTGCCCGTGCTGCCGGTCTCGCAGGGCGACGATCGCCATCGCGTCGGCTCGCTCTCGGTGCACGTGCCCGCGGACCTGATGAACTACTGCGAGCAGGCGGGCCTCACCGGCACGCTCAAGCTCGACCACGAGGGCGAGCGCGTCGAGCTCGTCTACGAAGCGGGCGAGCTGCTCGCGATCCGCGTCGACGGGCGCGAGGACGGAGACCTCACACACGTCTTCGGTTGGGACTCGGGGCGCTTCGAGATCGCGGTGAACGCGAAGGTCCGCACGCTGATCCCCGAGCTGCCCGCCGAAGAAGCGCGCAAGGCGCTCGAGAGCGACGACTTCGACGCGCGCGAGCCGACCACCCAGTACGTCCGCCCCCGCAACCCCGAGGACACCGGCAAGCACCTCATGAAGGTGCTCGAGGTCGCGCTCACGACGATCGTCGATCAGAGCGAGCGCGCCCGCCCCGCGCGAGTGAGCCCGGCGCGCGGCGCGAGCAAGAGCGTGCGCCCCCGTCCCGCGACGATGCCCGCGCTCAACGCGCCGCGCCGCCGCGAGCCCACGGTGCGCGTCGTCTACCTCAAGCCCGACGACCCGACGACCGCGGTGCCCGCGGGCACCGACCTCGGCACCCGCCACGTCGCGCCGGGACACGCCCGCGACGAAGGGCTGATCGAGGCCCAACCCGCGCGCCGCAAGAGCGCCGAGCACCCGACGGTCGAGCCCGAGCCCGCGAAGCCGCCCCCGCTGCGCCCCCGCAAGGACGCGACGCCGACCCCGACCCCGCAGAGCGAGCCTCCGCGCACCGCGAAGCCCGACCGCACCCCGCTGCGCGTCGAGCAGCCTCCGCGCAGCAGCCCGTCGCATCGCATCGCGCTGGAGCGCGAGGCCGAGCGCGCCAAGCACCAGGGCCTGACCCCGCTGCTCTGGGTGATCACGGTGGTCGCGATCGGGCTGTTGGTCGTCGGCCTGCTCACTCAGCTGCAGTGAAGCGCGCGCGGTAGGCCGCGCGGAGCGCGGCGTCGACCTGGCCGAGCGGCACGCCGGCGCTGGCCAGCGACGCGACCACCGCGTGCACGGCTTGCTCGTGGGGGTGTCGCGAGAGCACCGCGTCGCAGAGCGCGTGCACCGCCAGTGCGATCGACCCCGCCGCGCCGCCGCGCCCGCCGAGCATCGTCGACCAGCTCGAAGGCACGACCTCGCGCACGTCGTCCTCGCCGGCTCCGTCGATCCAGCGTGCGATCGCGTCGAGCAACCGCTCCGCAACGGCGCCCGCTTCGCGCGGTGACAGGAAGCGATCGGCCTGGTTCGACACCGCGCTCCTCGCGTCGCGCAGGACCGGCACCTGCGCCCGCACGATCGGCAACAACGCGGCGATGCACGCCCGTCGCCCCGCGGCCCGGATCGCGCGCTTGTGGGCGCGCCACGCGGGCCCGTCGGACGCGAGCGGCGGAGGGTCGAAGTCGCCCATCGGTGCATCATATGCCGTGCCTCGATCGGCTCCGACCATGACGGCGACACTGCGCGCCTCGTGGCTCGTCGGCGCGGCGGTGGTGCTCGTCACCATCGTCGTGGTCGCGTACCTGTGGCTGTTCGAGGTGCGCGGACGGGTCGCGACGCTCTCCGCCACTCCGTTCGGCGCCTACGTCGTGACGCAGCACCAGCGGCGCGCGGCTCCGTGGTTGCCGTGGCTGCCTACCCACGAGCTCGAGGTCTCGGACGCATCAGGCCCGCGGTGGCGGATCCGAGTGCGTGACACCACGCCGTGGAACGACTTCGGCGCCTCGCACCTCGCGCGCGGCGACGAGCTCCTCGTCGAAGATCGCGACGCATGGCACGGCCGCGAGCTCGCCACCGGCGCGCTTCGGTGGAGCGGGCCGCTCGCCCGCGTGTTCGACGCCCGCGTGCTCGGCGACGTCACGCTCGTGGTCGACCACGATCTGCGTCTCTGGGCGATGGACCACGCGAGCGGCGTCGCGCGCTGGTCGCTCGGTCCCGTGTCGACCATCGAGCTCGAAATGGTCGACGTGATGGGCGCCGCCGAGATCGTGATCGACCAGTCGGTCATCGACCTCCGGACCGGGCGCGTCCTCCTCGCGCTGCCGTCGTCGTTCGCGGTCGCCGACGACGAGCTGCTCTGGATCGCCCGTTTCGATACCGTGATGAGACGACGCGCAGGTGAGCAGCCGCGCGCGGCGCTCACGATTCCGGGGACCTTCGGCTGGATGGACGCGCACGCGGCGGGCGATCAGGTGCTCGTGCATCTGCACCGCACGGCGACGTGGGCAGACGTCACGGCGCGAGCCGAACCACGTTCGGTGCGCATGGACGAACTCACCGATGCCGACGACGTGATCGCCGCGATCGGTCCCGACGACGACATGCGGTGGATCCTCGCGGTGCCCCACGCCGTGTTCGATTCGTGCGTCCTCGACGAGCAGGTGATCGTGTTCGGCGGCACCCGCGTCGTCGGCGGCGAGCACGCAGTCTTCGCGGTCGACGTCGAGACCGGCACCGTGCTCCCGCTCGACGCGCGCTCGCCGTGCCCGTGATCGCGCCCGCCGCGCGTCAGCGCTCGCTCCCGGCGCGCCATCGCAGCACCTCGAGGGCCACGCCCACGTGGACGCGGTCGTGCTCGAGCGGTCGCGGCATCAGGGCCTCGGCGGTCTCGAGCCGGCGCAGCAGGGTGTTGCGATGCACGCGGAGCCGCTCCGCCGCGCGCGATGCGTTGCAGCCTTCTTCGAGGAACGCCTCCACCGTCTGCCGGAGCTCGGGGCTCGCGGTCGCGAGGTCGCCGAGGGTGTGCTGCACGAAGTGATCGGCGCCCTCGGGATCGATCGTGATCAGCGACACCAGGCGCACCCGATCGAAGCTCACGACGCGGGCGTCGGAGCCGAGGCGCGCGAGCATGCGCTGCGCGGTGAGCGCGTCGAGGTGGCTGCGGCGGAAGCCCTCGACGCCCTTCGCCAACGACCCGATCGCGACCCGCGCCGAGGGGGCGTCGCGCATCGCCGCGCGCACGCGGTCGAGCTCGGGCTCGGCAACGCCGGGCAGCCACACCCAGAGCGTCGCCGCGCTCGCGACCACGCCGAGGAAACGCGGCGCGCCGGTGATGCGCGCGAGGGCCTCGGCCACGCTCTCCAGCGCGCTCATGTCGGACTCGGCGTCCTCGCTCCAGATCACCGCCGCGCGGTGCGCCTGGTCGAGCGGGTACCCGAGGCGATGCTCGGCGTGCGCCGGGCGGATCGGCGCGCCCTCGAGCAGCAGCGCGACCACCTCGCGCCGCTCGGCGTGGGTGCCGCGCGTGAGCTCGTGCCGCTCCTTCGCCATCTGCGCGGTGATGCCCGCGATCGTCGCCTCGATGAACGCCGAGATCGATCGGGCGGTCACGTCGAGCAGCTCGCGCAATTCGCTGGCGTCCGACGTGAGCTCGAACGCGATCGCCATCCAGCGGAGCCACGCCGCGTTCTGACCGGTCCGGTACGAGTGCAGAGCCGCTTCGTTGATGCCGCGGCGGACGAGATCGCGCGCCGCGGCGAGCGGCTCGGGCCCCAGGTTCGGCGGGACGGGCGCCCCGGGGTCGCGGATGTTCGCCTCGGCCCAGTGCGCGAGGTTCGCGCGGTTCACCCGGCGGGTCGCCGCGGCGAGCACCGGGTCGCTCGCGATCGCGCTCATGCCGAGCGTCGTGAGCGTCACGTCGTCGATCTCGGCGAGCCACTCGTCGGGGGAGCGCAGGGCGATCTCCGCGCCGCGCCGGATGAGCTCGCGAACGCGCTCCGACGGCGGATCCCACTGCCACATGCCCGCCCGGGGAGTCCTGGTGTGCACAGTGCACTGATGATGACGAACTTTGGTGCAATCTGCACATTGTCAGGCCGCGATCCGCCCCCGCATGCTGAGCGCTGCATGAGCCGCGAATACGTCGACGTGCTGATCGTCGGGGCCGGCATCTCGGGGATCGGCGCCGCCTGGTACCTCCAGAAGGAGCACCCGGCGAAGTCGTACGCGATCCTCGAGGGACGGGGCGCGATCGGCGGGACCTGGGATCTCTTCCGCTATCCCGGCATCCGCTCCGACTCCGACCTCCACACGTTCGGCTTCGCGTTCAAGCCGTGGACCCACGAGAAGTCGATCGCCGGTGCCGGCGAGATCCTCGACTACCTGCGCGAGACGGTCGCGGAGAACGGCATCGATCGTCACGTCCGCTTCCGCCACCAGGTGAAGGGCGCCGCGTGGTCGAGCGAGGGCGCGCGCTGGGTCGTCGACGTCGAGCGCGCCGACACCGGCGAGCGCACGAAGATCGAGTGCGGGTGGCTGTTCTGCGCCGCCGGGTACTACCGCTACGACGAGGGTTATCGACCGCGCTTCGAAGGCGAGGAGCGATTCGAGGGCCGCATCGTGCACCCGCAGCACTGGCCCGAGGATCTCGACCATGCCGGCAAGCGTGTGGTCGTGATCGGCAGCGGCGCGACCGCGGTCACGCTGGTGCCGGCGATGGCGGAGACCGCGCGGCAGGTGACGATGCTGCAGCGGACGCCGACGTACATCCTGCCGGTGCCCTCGAAGGACCGGCTCGCGAACGCGCTCCGGAAGTACCTGCCGGCCGAGACCGCGTACGAGATCACGCGCCGCAAGAACATCGGGACGCAGCGCCTGATCTACGGCTTCTGCCGGCGGTTCCCCAAGGCGGCGCGCCGCTGGCTGCGCGCGATCAACACCCGGATGCTCCCCGAGGGCTTCCCGGTCGACCAGCACTTCGACCCTCCCTACGAGCCGTGGGATCAGCGGCTCTGCGCCGTGCCCGACGGCGACCTCTTCCGCGCGATCCGCGCGGGCACCGCGTCGGTCGTCACCGATCGCATCGAGACCTTCACCGAGCGGGGCATCCGGTTGGCCTCCGGCGAGGAGCTCGAAGCCGACATCATCGTCACCGCGACCGGCCTCAACCTGCAGACCTGCGGCGGCATCGCGCTGGTGGTCGACGGAGCGCCGGTGCGCTTCGCGGAGAAGGTCGCGTACCGCGGCATGATGCTCGACGGGGTGCCGAACTTCTCGTTCGCCATCGGCTACACGAACTCGTCGTGGACGCTGAAGATCGGCCTCCTGTGCGAGCACTTCTGCCGGCTGCTCGCGCACATGGACCGGAACGGCCACGCCATCTGCGTCGCCGAGCGCGCCGACCCCGACATGAAGACGCGGCCGCTGCTCGACTTCGGCGCCGGCTACGTGAAGCGCTCGCTGCACGAGCTGCCGCGTCAGGGCGAGGCGTACCCCTGGCTGATGTCGATGGACTACGTCGAAGACACGAAGCTGCTCCGCGAGGGCTCGGTGGAGGATCGCCACCTGCGCTTCCGGCCGCGCGTTTCGTCGAAGTCGCACCCGCCGGTGCTGAGGGCGGTCGGATGATCGAAGAGCACCTCTGTGAGCTGCCGAGCGGCGTGCGCTTGTGTTACCGCACCAGCGGCTCGACGCGCGGCGAGCCGCTGCTGCTGATCGCGGGGCTGGGCCTCCACCTGACGTGGTGGCCGCAGAGCTTGATCGATGGATTGGTCGAGCGCGGCCATCACGTCATCGCGTTCGACAACCGCGACGTGGGTCGATCCTCGCGCATCGCGACGCGACCGCCGGGCGTCCTCCGGCAGCTCCTCCGGGTGCCGCACGCGGACAACTACGACCTCGGCGACATGGCCGAGGACACCGTGGGCCTGCTCGATCACCTCGGGATCGACGCGACGCACCTCGTCGGCATGTCGATGGGCGGCATGATCGCGCAGACCATCGCGGCGCGTCATCCGCGTCGGGCGCGCTCGCTCGTGTCGATCTTCTCGACGACCGGCGCGCGCCGCGTGGGACAGCCGAGCCTCTCGACGCTGCGTCACCTCGCCGGACCACGCGCGCGAACGCGTGACCAGGCGATCGCGAGTCACGTCACGATCATGCGGCACATCGGGCCGAGCGGATTCGCGCTCGATCTCGAGGCGCTCGAGGCCTACGCGGGCGCGGCGTGGGATCGCGGCGACGGGCTCCACGCTCCCGCCGGGATCGCGCGGCAGATCGGCGCGATCCTCAAGTCGGGTGATCGGACCCGCGAGCTCCGACGGATCACGACCCCCACGCTCGTCCTCCACGGCGACAGCGATCTCATGGTGCATCCGAGCGGCGGGCGCGCGACCGCGAGGGCGATCCCCGGCGCCGCGCACGTGACGATCGAGGGCATGGGGCACCACTTGCCGGCGGGCGTGATCCCGAGGGTGACCGAGCTCGTCGCGCGGCACCTCGCCGACGCGCGGCAGCGCGCGGCGTGAGGACGGAGGACGGGATGAGATCGTTCGCTGGGAAAGTCGCCGCCATCACCGGCGCGGGCTCGGGCATCGGTCGCGCGCTCGCCGTCGAGCTCGCCCAGCGCGGCTGTCACCTCGCGCTCTCGGACGTGAACGAGGCGGGGCTCGGGGAGACCGTGGGGCTGCTCGCGTCGAGCGGCGTGCGCGTGACGCACGCGCGCGTCGACGTCGCGGACCGCGAGGCGGTGTTCGCGTGGGCCGACGTGGTCGCGCGCGAGCACGGCAAGGTCAATCTGATCTTCAACAACGCGGGCGTCGCCCTCGGCGCGTCGATCGAGGACGGCCGCTACGAAGATCTCGAGTGGCTGATGAACATCAACTTCTGGGGCGTCGTGCACGGGACGAAGGCGTTCCTGCCGCACCTCAAGGCCACCGGGGACGGGCACATCGTCAACACGTCGAGCGTGTTCGGGCTGATCGCGGTGCCCACGCAGTCCGCCTACAACGCGGCGAAGTTCGCGGTGCGCGGCTTCACCGAGGCGC is a window encoding:
- a CDS encoding class I SAM-dependent methyltransferase, whose protein sequence is MRHFVPAAGHPSLLALYDPLTKLLGADSDRAALLEQAALTRGHRVLDVGCGTGTLVVQASRAHPGIEIVGLDPDRDALARARRKASRAGVDARFVEGFADALPWGEGSFDRVVSSLMFHHLPDATKPAMLREVRRVLVPGGTFHLLDFVPRERSWLSHRLAWNHHARGNAPAAIVELLRDAGFASAEHVTSRDALLGRTGYFRARRD
- a CDS encoding NAD(P)H-dependent oxidoreductase, with product MHRPRILAIQAGLGGEDGNSAALLAHALPHLAPHADVEVVTLAAQPGFAPHRDALALADGFVIVTGTYWDGPSSHLQRFLEEATPSEGTALWLGKPAAVLVGAHAVGGKAVLARLQSVLATLGASIPPMSGLVVTLAAQIAIDHASHDHADDLWSTADLEIVCHNLVVATRVDRSAYRAWAVDRRDPARRWLR
- a CDS encoding PucR family transcriptional regulator, producing MWQWDPPSERVRELIRRGAEIALRSPDEWLAEIDDVTLTTLGMSAIASDPVLAAATRRVNRANLAHWAEANIRDPGAPVPPNLGPEPLAAARDLVRRGINEAALHSYRTGQNAAWLRWMAIAFELTSDASELRELLDVTARSISAFIEATIAGITAQMAKERHELTRGTHAERREVVALLLEGAPIRPAHAEHRLGYPLDQAHRAAVIWSEDAESDMSALESVAEALARITGAPRFLGVVASAATLWVWLPGVAEPELDRVRAAMRDAPSARVAIGSLAKGVEGFRRSHLDALTAQRMLARLGSDARVVSFDRVRLVSLITIDPEGADHFVQHTLGDLATASPELRQTVEAFLEEGCNASRAAERLRVHRNTLLRRLETAEALMPRPLEHDRVHVGVALEVLRWRAGSER
- a CDS encoding flavin-containing monooxygenase, giving the protein MSREYVDVLIVGAGISGIGAAWYLQKEHPAKSYAILEGRGAIGGTWDLFRYPGIRSDSDLHTFGFAFKPWTHEKSIAGAGEILDYLRETVAENGIDRHVRFRHQVKGAAWSSEGARWVVDVERADTGERTKIECGWLFCAAGYYRYDEGYRPRFEGEERFEGRIVHPQHWPEDLDHAGKRVVVIGSGATAVTLVPAMAETARQVTMLQRTPTYILPVPSKDRLANALRKYLPAETAYEITRRKNIGTQRLIYGFCRRFPKAARRWLRAINTRMLPEGFPVDQHFDPPYEPWDQRLCAVPDGDLFRAIRAGTASVVTDRIETFTERGIRLASGEELEADIIVTATGLNLQTCGGIALVVDGAPVRFAEKVAYRGMMLDGVPNFSFAIGYTNSSWTLKIGLLCEHFCRLLAHMDRNGHAICVAERADPDMKTRPLLDFGAGYVKRSLHELPRQGEAYPWLMSMDYVEDTKLLREGSVEDRHLRFRPRVSSKSHPPVLRAVG
- a CDS encoding alpha/beta fold hydrolase, with translation MIEEHLCELPSGVRLCYRTSGSTRGEPLLLIAGLGLHLTWWPQSLIDGLVERGHHVIAFDNRDVGRSSRIATRPPGVLRQLLRVPHADNYDLGDMAEDTVGLLDHLGIDATHLVGMSMGGMIAQTIAARHPRRARSLVSIFSTTGARRVGQPSLSTLRHLAGPRARTRDQAIASHVTIMRHIGPSGFALDLEALEAYAGAAWDRGDGLHAPAGIARQIGAILKSGDRTRELRRITTPTLVLHGDSDLMVHPSGGRATARAIPGAAHVTIEGMGHHLPAGVIPRVTELVARHLADARQRAA
- a CDS encoding SDR family NAD(P)-dependent oxidoreductase yields the protein MRSFAGKVAAITGAGSGIGRALAVELAQRGCHLALSDVNEAGLGETVGLLASSGVRVTHARVDVADREAVFAWADVVAREHGKVNLIFNNAGVALGASIEDGRYEDLEWLMNINFWGVVHGTKAFLPHLKATGDGHIVNTSSVFGLIAVPTQSAYNAAKFAVRGFTEALRMELELSPCGVSATSVHPGGIKTNISRSARQDPSLAKLGIDPATAGAKFEKSFITSAGDAARIILRAVERDERRVLVGPDARVIDWLARSLPSAYQKIVMFWSRRTMS